ATGTGCCCGACTTTCAGGACTCAGAAAATGCACAGTTTGTTCATGGTCTGGTCAATGTAGGGGAAAAAATGGTGGTGTTATTAAATTTGAAGAAAGTGCTCGATTTACACGACAAAAGTTGTGTTAAGAGTAACGGGGGCTGAAATGAGTAGTCAGAGTATCCAAAGTAGTTTAAACAATAAAATCATAATCGCCGGTGTGATACTGGTTGTCAGCATCGTACTGGGGCTACAACTCGGAGGCACAGCTTCTGAAAACATGAAGCTGGTAGCAGTGGCCTTGCCTCTGTTTGGGGTTGTCGTGGCTTTAGGATACCTGAGGATGGCGCTATCAGTGTTTAGTGACCAGCTGGATTGCGTGTATCGAGTGTTGCCGCATGTATCGGTGGCAGATCAGGATGTGCTGCAGGGCATAGATCTAAGTGACTTTCCTGACTTGTTCAAAGCGTTAAAAGCCTCAGACGATGAGCAGGAGCAAAACGATTATACACAGAGCTTGCTGCTGGCACTACAAGGGTGTCAGGCCAATATTATGGTGGCAGACGCCGACCTGAATATTGTTTATTTGAATGACTCCGTAAAATCTATGCTCAAAGTGAATGAGCAACAATTACAGCAGGATTTACCGGGCTTTAGCGTTGCTGGCCTGATAGGCACCAATATTGATTCTTTCCATAAAAACCCAAGTCACCAGCGTAATATTCTGGCCAATTTGCGTGACACCTATCAAACCAGAATCAAGGTTGCCGGGCTGTCATTTGACCTTATTGCCACACCAGTCTTTGATGAGGGACATCGGATTGCGACACTGGTTGAATGGAAAGACCAGACGCAGTGGCTCGCGGCTGAAGAAAAACACCGCAGTCTGGCTGAGAAAAATGCGCGAATTTCCCGTGCCCTGGATGTGTGTCAGGCGAATGTGATGTTGGCAGACGAACACCTCAATATCGTCTATGTTAATGAGTCGGTACTGGCCATGCTCAGAGGCAATGAGGCCCAGCTTCGTACGGCATTGCCTCACTTTGATGCTGATTCTCTAATTGGTACCAACATCGATGTGTTTCATGAGAATCCGCAGCATCAGCGCGGTTTACTGAATAAGCTGTCAGATGTGTATAGCACCGATATTGTGGTTGCTGGCTTTAATTTCGGCTTGATTGCGACGCCGGTCTTTGATCAAAAAGGGGTGCGCATTGGCACTGTAGTTGAGTGGGAAGACAAAACTGAGCGCTTGGCTGTCGAGCAAAAAGCATTGCAGGCTGCGGGTGAAAACCTGAGGGTACGCCGTGCACTTGACAATGTGCAAACCAATACCATGATTGCAGACGCCAACAATACCATAGTGTATATGAATCAGGCGGTACTCGAGATGATGAGAAATGCCGAGTCTGATATCCGCAAAGACCTACCTAATTTCGACAGTAACCAATTGGTTGGGCAGAACATTGATGTATTTCATCGTAACCCTGCGCACCAGCGACGCCTGTTAGAGACCTTGTCTCAACCTTATCAAACCGAAATTAAGGTTGGCGGGCGTACCTTTGGCCTAGTTGCTAATCCTATCATCACGGATGCTGGCGAGCGTGCCGGTACAGTGGTCGAGTGGGAAGACAGAACTGGTGAAGTCGCAATCGAGCAGGAAGTGAATGCTGTGGTGGAGTCGGCTCGTGCGGGGAATTTGTCAGCGCGACTGGATGAAGGTGATAAACAGGGGTTTTATTTGCGCCTCACTCAGGGGCTCAATGGGTTGCTTGAAAGCGTCGATGGTGCGGTGACCGACACGGGGAATATGTTAGATGCGCTAGCCCGAGGCGATCTTACACAGCGCATTGAAGCAGACTATCAGGGGGCGTTCGACAAGCTGAAACAAGATGCGAACAGCACAGCCGACAAACTGACCAATGTGCTTGAGCGGATCAGTGCGTCAGCCACTTTGGTTGCCAGTGGTGCAGAGGAAATATCGCAAGGTAACGCGGACTTAAGTCAGCGTACTGAAGAGCAGGCCTCTTCGTTGGAAGAAACGGCGTCGAGTATGGAGCAAATGACCAGCACGGTGCGTCAGAATGCGGACAATGCCAAGGTCGCCAATGAGCTGGCTGAAGAAACCAGCGAAAAAGCAACGCGCGGCGGTGAGGTAGTCAATCGTGCGGTCGAAAGTATGTCTGCAATCAACGATTCGAGTAAAAAAATCGCTGATATCATCAGTGTAATAGATGAAATTGCTTTCCAGACCAATTTACTGGCGTTGAATGCCGCGGTAGAGGCAGCCCGGGCCGGTGAGCAGGGGCGCGGTTTTGCCGTGGTGGCAGGCGAAGTACGAAACCTGGCTCAGCGTTCAGCAGGTGCGGCAAAAGAGATTAAAGATTTGATCCGCGACAGTGTTAGCAAAGTTGAAGATGGTACGCTGTTGGTTAATGAGTCAGGTGAAACACTCAAGGAAATTGTGGCATCCGTCAGACGTGTTACCAATATGATATCCGATATTGCGGATGCCTCGGTGGAACAAAGTTCCGGGATTGAACAGGTAAATAAAGCCGTTACTCAGATGGATGAAATGACCCAGCAAAATGCAGCGCTGGTGGAGCAAGCGTCCGCTGCGGGTGAGTCTATGGCAGAACAGGCAAATGATATGCGCAATATGCTCAACTTCTTTAAAGTGGGAGAGGCGCCAGTTGCCCACCAGGCTATCCCGAATAAACCTCAGGCGACAAATGGTCAGGCTCGCTCGCCTGCCATTGGTTTGTCGGCGCCTGAAAATCGCACTACGCGAGCGCCTTTGGAAACCAAAGCCAACCGTTTTGCGGACGACTCTGAGGAATGGGAAGAGTTTTAACAGTTCTGGTTTGTTTGCACCGCTGTACAGCGGTGCCGCGCACTTCGCATCAGCTTCGTGACAGTGACACGTCTTAACCCACCGGAATTATCACATACCGAGTGCACGTAACAATGCATGATACGAGCGCTCGGGCTCATTGCGCTTGGGTGAGGAGGGATATGAAAGAGTTTTTGATGACGGATGAGGACTTCAGCAGTATATCTCGGCGAGTTTACGAGACCTGTGGCATCGTACTTGGTCCTCATAAACGTGACATGGTGTACTCGCGGCTGGCGCGCAGAGTGAGGGCCAATGGATTAAGCTCATTTGCAGATTATCTGGCATTTCTGAATGAAGAACCCGATGCAGAGTTTAGTCACTTTATTAATGCTATCACAACGAATCTTACCTCCTTCTTTCGCGAAGCGCATCATTTTGACTTTTTACACCAACAGGTGATCCCTGAGCTAAAGCTCAAACATAAAACAGATAAACGTGTGCGGATCTGGTCCGCAGGCTGCTCGACTGGTGAAGAGGCCTATAGTATTGCGATGACCATAGGCAACGCATTTCCAGCTGACTGGGACGTGAAGGTACTGGCCACGGATCTGGACTCGAACGTATTACACAAAGGGCAGGAAGGTATCTATAACAGTGCATCGGTGACAGGTCTGAATAGCGAGCATCTGAAAAAGTGGTTTATGGGCAGCCCTGATGGCACCCAGTACAAAGTAAAAGAAACACTGCGCTCGAGCGTGTACTTTAAGCGCCTTAATTTGCTTGAACCGTGGCCAATGAAAGGGCCTTTTGATGTGATTTTTTGCCGTAATGTACTGATCTACTTTGATAAAACAACCAAAGACAGATTGTTTGAAAACTTTTATCAACTGCTGGCTGAACAAGGCTATTTATTTATCGGTCATTCGGAAACGATGGGCAAAGAGCATTTGGAGTTTAAAAACCTGGGGAGAACCATGTATCAAAAGGCGGCGCAGATATGAATCATTTTAAACCCGTGTTGCATGGCTTCGAACATGTAAAACGATTCTGGGATTCTGGGCGTGGTGCTGTTGTCGCAAAAGTGTTACCCGGAGAGTTTTATGTATCAAAGAATGATGAGCTGATCTCCACGGTATTGGGCTCCTGTATTGCGGCGTGTATTTATGACGAACACCAACGGGTGGGCGGTATGAACCACTTTATGCTGCCGGGTGTAAAAGGGACGACCGCCATTCATGCCGACGATCTTAATTGTCGCTATGGTAACTGGGCTATGGAATACCTGATCAATGAAGTGATTAAAAACGGGGCCAGACGAGAGAATCTAAAAATAAAGCTGTTTGGCGGCGGGAAAATCATCAGCTCGATGACAGACATAGGTATTGGCAATATTCGCTTTGCAGAAGCCTACGTAGAGGAAGAAAACCTCACTCTTATCTCCCATGATGTCGGTGGACCCTGGCCACGCAAAGTGGTGTTTCACCCTCAAACGGGTAAAGCTCAGGTGAAGAAGCTGCGTCAGATGCACAACGACACCATTGAAAAACGTGAGGTTAAGTATCTGCATGATATTGAAGAGCAAGGCAAACAAACTGATATTGAGTTGTTTTAGAGAGATCGCATGATTAAGGTACTGATAGTTGATGATTCCCCTTCGCTTAGAGCGATACTGACCAAGGTTCTGGAGCTTGCCGAGGATATCCAAGTGGTCGGGGCGGCCGAAGACCCCTATGAAGCGCGTGAGATGATTAAGAAGCTCAACCCCGACGTGTTAACTCTGGATATTGAAATGCCGAGGATGAACGGACTGAGCTTTCTCAAAAACCTCATGCGCCTGCGCCCGATGCCTGTGATCATGCTATCAACGTTAACGCAGCAGGGGTCGCCTGCAACGCTCGAGGCGCTGGAACTGGGTGCCATTGACTTCATCGCCAAGCCAACCTCAAACGTGGCTGCCCAGCTGCATGCTTACGCAGAGACGTTACATCAGAAGATCCGTATTGCCCGCCAGGCCAACCTGTATGCCCTTCGTACCGAAAAAGATGTGCAACAGGCACCTGTATCGCAGCATACCCAGTTCAAAACTAGC
The Pseudoalteromonas viridis DNA segment above includes these coding regions:
- a CDS encoding CheR family methyltransferase, translating into MKEFLMTDEDFSSISRRVYETCGIVLGPHKRDMVYSRLARRVRANGLSSFADYLAFLNEEPDAEFSHFINAITTNLTSFFREAHHFDFLHQQVIPELKLKHKTDKRVRIWSAGCSTGEEAYSIAMTIGNAFPADWDVKVLATDLDSNVLHKGQEGIYNSASVTGLNSEHLKKWFMGSPDGTQYKVKETLRSSVYFKRLNLLEPWPMKGPFDVIFCRNVLIYFDKTTKDRLFENFYQLLAEQGYLFIGHSETMGKEHLEFKNLGRTMYQKAAQI
- the cheD gene encoding chemoreceptor glutamine deamidase CheD, coding for MNHFKPVLHGFEHVKRFWDSGRGAVVAKVLPGEFYVSKNDELISTVLGSCIAACIYDEHQRVGGMNHFMLPGVKGTTAIHADDLNCRYGNWAMEYLINEVIKNGARRENLKIKLFGGGKIISSMTDIGIGNIRFAEAYVEEENLTLISHDVGGPWPRKVVFHPQTGKAQVKKLRQMHNDTIEKREVKYLHDIEEQGKQTDIELF
- a CDS encoding methyl-accepting chemotaxis protein, whose product is MSSQSIQSSLNNKIIIAGVILVVSIVLGLQLGGTASENMKLVAVALPLFGVVVALGYLRMALSVFSDQLDCVYRVLPHVSVADQDVLQGIDLSDFPDLFKALKASDDEQEQNDYTQSLLLALQGCQANIMVADADLNIVYLNDSVKSMLKVNEQQLQQDLPGFSVAGLIGTNIDSFHKNPSHQRNILANLRDTYQTRIKVAGLSFDLIATPVFDEGHRIATLVEWKDQTQWLAAEEKHRSLAEKNARISRALDVCQANVMLADEHLNIVYVNESVLAMLRGNEAQLRTALPHFDADSLIGTNIDVFHENPQHQRGLLNKLSDVYSTDIVVAGFNFGLIATPVFDQKGVRIGTVVEWEDKTERLAVEQKALQAAGENLRVRRALDNVQTNTMIADANNTIVYMNQAVLEMMRNAESDIRKDLPNFDSNQLVGQNIDVFHRNPAHQRRLLETLSQPYQTEIKVGGRTFGLVANPIITDAGERAGTVVEWEDRTGEVAIEQEVNAVVESARAGNLSARLDEGDKQGFYLRLTQGLNGLLESVDGAVTDTGNMLDALARGDLTQRIEADYQGAFDKLKQDANSTADKLTNVLERISASATLVASGAEEISQGNADLSQRTEEQASSLEETASSMEQMTSTVRQNADNAKVANELAEETSEKATRGGEVVNRAVESMSAINDSSKKIADIISVIDEIAFQTNLLALNAAVEAARAGEQGRGFAVVAGEVRNLAQRSAGAAKEIKDLIRDSVSKVEDGTLLVNESGETLKEIVASVRRVTNMISDIADASVEQSSGIEQVNKAVTQMDEMTQQNAALVEQASAAGESMAEQANDMRNMLNFFKVGEAPVAHQAIPNKPQATNGQARSPAIGLSAPENRTTRAPLETKANRFADDSEEWEEF